The sequence ttctcaattTGGCAGGGACCACTTTGTCTTTttcacaaataaatacatttgtatCTTTAAATTGTCTGGGGTGATCCCTGAAACACTTATACTCTTGCTGCAGGTTCAGAGGGTCAGTTCCTTCCAGTCTGACTCCCAGGAAGGCGCTGGAACAAGGGAGCTGTCCTGAATGCAGCTAGTGCCCTCTGTGCAGTCGCCTGACACAGCCTCTGGCCCACAACACCAGCCTGCACTGCATCCTCTAAGGATCCAGTGTTACCTGATTTTACATCCTAAGACAAGGTTTTTTAACGTCAAAGTGCTGGAGAGAAAACTTCAAATCAGAAAATAGTCATATACCAAATTTGTCAAAGAATAATCTAGTTAATACTAGCATTTCCATCATGCTATTTTCTTAGctctcctcccctccacctccacaccacacacacacacacacacacacacacacacacactcacactctctctctctctcacagaggCACATGTGCCATCTTTATACTCAAGAGAATATGAAAATGTTTCACAAGAAATATGCCAAGTTATGGTGCATTATATACAGGCAGCCACTTTCTGAcccatctccccccaccctcctcgATTTTTGTAACTGTAAAAACAGGGTCTGGCGGATTCCAAATTTTCTCTCTGGGCGAACAGTTTGATTTGGTTATTTTCTGAACTGGACAAAAAAATGTCAAGAGGAGAAAGCCCCCTTGGTGCTTAGAGCCTACTGGAGAAATCCCTCTACATTTGCATCAAGCCTGTTGCAGGCGCGCTGTGTCACCGGAGAGCCTATTGTGATGACGCGTGCTGGCAGGAATGGGCTGGGCCTCCCCAGAAGGCGCCTGGGCCCCTATGCTGTCATCTGAAATCCTGTGGGAGCAGCCCCCAGCCAGCGCCTCCCTCTCTCAAGTCCCAGCACTACCTCCACTCTTTAAACCTCTTTAGACACTGCTTCCTACCTCCCTCTGCTCATCCCCTTGCTTTCCCCACCTCCACAGTCTCTCAGAATAACAAAGAACGCAGAGCCACAGCTCCAGTTGCATCCAGCCTGAGAAGGCCAGTTCCCTACTCACAGGCTAAGGCAGCCAGATAGCTCAGCATGGAATTGCAGGTCAGAGGGGCCAGGCAGTGGAACCCCATCTTCTGCTAAACACCCAGTAGGCCCAGCATCTAGGCTGACTGCAGTCAAAACACTCACATCAGTCCCTGCTGTtgccacaataaactgtggtactggaatgCCACCCTCTTACCTCTTTGGGCTTGATGTGGGGGTCTCCCTTCCCTCTGGCCCACCCCAACTCTCCATCCTCATGCCCCGGGGCACTCACCTGCCACATCCAGGTCCAGCTTGAAGTGGAAGGCATGTGTGTGCACCGCCCCCAGCACACGCTCCCCCACGCGGTTCCCAAAGAGGAGGCTCTCCTCTCCCCCGCTCAGGAAAGCTGTGTTGATGTATCCCGTGGCATGGACCCGCCCTTCGAGTGCCCCATTTGGGTGCAATACAAAGTCCCAAATGTAGTCATAGTTGCCTACAGAGGACACAGACCTGACTACGAGGGCAGAGCCGGCCAAACCACCATAGAAATGACTCTGAAGCTGATTGTGGTGCCTTCGGAGGGGTAGTCCCTGGGCCTCCTCAAATACACACACAGCCCCCGGGAGCAGCTGGACTGCCCCTTGACCCACCAACACGTGGGTGTCCACCATGGTAGACTGATAGGGGCAGTCTACTCCCCGCACCAAGCCTCGGCTGTGCCGGCCAAGTCCGTAGCTGCTATCAAGGTATCGGGTCATCATGGTCTTGGGTGAATCGGCGCCATAGATAGACACACACTCCTGGACACTGACTTCATAGGCCACTCGCTCACCCTTGAACCGAACATCAAAAATTCTCATGCCACTGAACGCCCCATGGCCAAAGGTAAATGTCCAGAGGAAAGACTCCACCAGGTGCCCTTGGACGCTGTACCGGGAGCCCTGAGGTGAGAACTCAAGAGGAGGGAGAGGGCCTGGGGAGACCCGGGAGCGGAGGGAAGAGGCCCCATCTGGCAGGGGTAGAGGAACTCTAACCACATCCAGCCGGCCAGCCTTAAACTCCCATTCCAACTGACCCAAGTCTGCGTAGTAGTGCCCGAGGTAGAAAACCTGCCGGACAGCCCAATGGGCAGGGTCCAGGGCCCTATGGTCCAGCAGCAGCTCGAGCCCCACGGGGTGAAGAAAAATCCCGACCCCTGAGATGTTATGGTAGAGGGCTATCCAGGTAGCACGGTCCCCTGAGCGCAAGCCACGAGGGGCGGCATGCAGAGCCGCCAAAGTGGAGCCATTGTAGTTGAAGACAGAAGCCAGGAAGACTGGGGCCTTGGGGAACTCCACCTCTTTCAGATGCGTCCACATCTGGGCAGATTCAGTTGCCAGCATGGGGCGTCGGTAATACGGGAGGGGACCCCCATGACGCTCCACGGTCACATCCCGCATATAGGAGGGCTGGGGCAGCGGCCCCACCACCAGCTCAGTCACATTGGGCTGGGGTTGTCCGCCAAAGAAGACGATGGCCAGTGCCTCCCGGGAAGGTGGGGGGCTCCCCCTGTCCAGGTGGGCCAGGGCTGCCGCCTTGGGGGGCAGCTGCAGCTCTACCGAGAAGATGCAGTTGTCTGAGGGTCGGGCCTGGGCTGCATCCACCAGGTCTGGCCCCAGCTTGTGGGTCAGGAAGCTCATCACAGCCATCAGCTCTTCACGGCTCAGGTCTGCAAACAGCTGGCTCTGGCCAGGGTGTGTCCAGGGCTGGGCACGGGGGGATACAGAGGGGCAGCGGGGAGGCAGGTTGGAGCCACCACGGCTAGTCAGCAAGACATAGGCCAGGGCAAAGATGGTGATGACAGACAGTGCCAGGAACACGAGGACTACCTTGAGATTCATGGTGAATGCTGAGAGCTGAAAGGAGAGTCCCACCAGCTGCTCCTTCCAGTTACTGACATCAAATCAGGGTTTATATTCAGGAGGATGGATAGGAATAGCGAAAACTCCACCCTGTGGGTTGGACGGGAAATTTCTGACCTTGATTTGTGTAATTCTGCTCCAATTTTCTGTTCTGTGGTTTGGCTCAAGGTACGACTTCCACGTGCATCGCCTCAGCCCATCCCTGAACTCCTCCCAGCAGCACGGTCAGTACCCACTCCCAAGCGCCATCATTTAGAGCAGATTAGAGGGCATTTGTATAGACGTTAAACTCTACCTTCTGCCCAGCATGGGTCTGAGGAAGAATGCAAATCTCAGATGCCCGATCAAGTCCTATGAGCCACATGCAACCACTCTGGCCACTTTCCTACCTTCTGGCAGGCACCACCCCAGTATTTCCAGGATCCACTGCCCAGTTCAGCAGTAAGCACTGTGTTCTGCCAGATGCCTAAGGCAAAGCCCTTGGTCTGTAGTCTCAGGCCTCTTCCATCTAGCCAGTTGAGAAACGAGTGGTGAAGACCTGGCCACAGCAGTCAATTTGTATCCCAATCACAGGTCCTGAAGCGGCA comes from Muntiacus reevesi chromosome 18, mMunRee1.1, whole genome shotgun sequence and encodes:
- the AOC2 gene encoding amine oxidase [copper-containing] 2 isoform X1, producing the protein MNLKVVLVFLALSVITIFALAYVLLTSRGGSNLPPRCPSVSPRAQPWTHPGQSQLFADLSREELMAVMSFLTHKLGPDLVDAAQARPSDNCIFSVELQLPPKAAALAHLDRGSPPPSREALAIVFFGGQPQPNVTELVVGPLPQPSYMRDVTVERHGGPLPYYRRPMLATESAQMWTHLKEVEFPKAPVFLASVFNYNGSTLAALHAAPRGLRSGDRATWIALYHNISGVGIFLHPVGLELLLDHRALDPAHWAVRQVFYLGHYYADLGQLEWEFKAGRLDVVRVPLPLPDGASSLRSRVSPGPLPPLEFSPQGSRYSVQGHLVESFLWTFTFGHGAFSGMRIFDVRFKGERVAYEVSVQECVSIYGADSPKTMMTRYLDSSYGLGRHSRGLVRGVDCPYQSTMVDTHVLVGQGAVQLLPGAVCVFEEAQGLPLRRHHNQLQSHFYGGLAGSALVVRSVSSVGNYDYIWDFVLHPNGALEGRVHATGYINTAFLSGGEESLLFGNRVGERVLGAVHTHAFHFKLDLDVAGLKNWVVAEDVVFKPVAAPWSPEHQLQRPQLTRQVLGREDLTAFFLGSPLPRYLYLASNQTNAWGHQRGYRIQIHSPLGIHMPPDSTMERALSWGRYQLVVTRRKEEESQSSSIYYQNDIWTATAAFADFINNETLLGEDLVAWVTASFLHIPHAEDVPNTVTLGNRVGFLLRPYNFFDEDPSIFSPGSVYFEKGQDAGFCSVNHVACIPHLAACVPDLPPFSYQDL
- the AOC2 gene encoding amine oxidase [copper-containing] 2 isoform X2 — translated: MNLKVVLVFLALSVITIFALAYVLLTSRGGSNLPPRCPSVSPRAQPWTHPGQSQLFADLSREELMAVMSFLTHKLGPDLVDAAQARPSDNCIFSVELQLPPKAAALAHLDRGSPPPSREALAIVFFGGQPQPNVTELVVGPLPQPSYMRDVTVERHGGPLPYYRRPMLATESAQMWTHLKEVEFPKAPVFLASVFNYNGSTLAALHAAPRGLRSGDRATWIALYHNISGVGIFLHPVGLELLLDHRALDPAHWAVRQVFYLGHYYADLGQLEWEFKAGRLDVVRVPLPLPDGASSLRSRVSPGPLPPLEFSPQGSRYSVQGHLVESFLWTFTFGHGAFSGMRIFDVRFKGERVAYEVSVQECVSIYGADSPKTMMTRYLDSSYGLGRHSRGLVRGVDCPYQSTMVDTHVLVGQGAVQLLPGAVCVFEEAQGLPLRRHHNQLQSHFYGGLAGSALVVRSVSSVGNYDYIWDFVLHPNGALEGRVHATGYINTAFLSGGEESLLFGNRVGERVLGAVHTHAFHFKLDLDVAGLKNWVVAEDVVFKPVAAPWSPEHQLQRPQLTRQVLGREDLTAFFLGSPLPRYLYLASNQTNAWGHQRGYRIQIHSPLGIHMPPDSTMERALSWGRSKQIMGRESVSHRT